From Cellulophaga lytica DSM 7489, a single genomic window includes:
- a CDS encoding phospholipase D-like domain-containing protein has translation MFFWFTSRFFIFLIAKIYKRKIKLKRIYSYWYSQLFPFKVYLSPRKNYLSDTFIHSKIYLIDDKIAYLGSLNFTASGTKHNYETRIRTEDPKAIREIKEEISHLLNHSHLPEIDIQMWGKQLYREPIN, from the coding sequence ATGTTTTTTTGGTTTACTTCCCGTTTTTTTATTTTTCTAATTGCTAAAATTTATAAGAGAAAAATTAAATTAAAACGAATATATTCATATTGGTATTCTCAGCTGTTTCCTTTTAAAGTTTATTTATCACCAAGGAAAAACTATTTAAGTGACACTTTTATACATAGTAAAATATATCTAATAGATGATAAGATTGCTTATTTAGGGTCGTTAAACTTTACAGCAAGTGGAACAAAACATAATTATGAAACAAGAATAAGAACGGAAGACCCAAAAGCAATACGTGAGATAAAAGAAGAAATATCACATTTACTAAATCATTCTCATTTGCCAGAAATAGATATTCAAATGTGGGGTAAACAATTATACAGAGAACCTATTAATTAA
- a CDS encoding phospholipase D-like domain-containing protein has protein sequence MYYNGAICDIYIGKGAGTKLMKEINRAKNSIKIVSPYLSPSLIKELIDFHEKNIDIELVTTDDIEDFQINKNGRSKNIHKLIIQNRVVDDEAVKKREEWLVLKKVLNSIGWGLFTSLFLSGYYLRNINVFLVYFPFFYFSNC, from the coding sequence ATGTATTATAACGGAGCAATATGTGATATTTATATAGGTAAAGGTGCTGGTACAAAACTGATGAAAGAAATTAACAGAGCTAAAAATTCTATTAAAATTGTATCGCCATATTTATCACCTTCTTTGATTAAAGAATTAATTGATTTTCACGAAAAAAATATTGATATTGAATTGGTTACTACTGATGATATTGAAGATTTTCAAATAAATAAAAATGGTCGTAGTAAAAATATACATAAGTTAATTATTCAAAACAGAGTTGTAGATGATGAAGCTGTTAAAAAAAGAGAAGAATGGTTGGTGTTAAAAAAAGTACTTAATTCAATTGGATGGGGTTTATTTACCAGTCTATTTCTTTCAGGATATTACCTTAGGAACATCAATGTTTTTTTGGTTTACTTCCCGTTTTTTTATTTTTCTAATTGCTAA